One Hippocampus zosterae strain Florida chromosome 21, ASM2543408v3, whole genome shotgun sequence genomic region harbors:
- the ube2h gene encoding ubiquitin-conjugating enzyme E2 H, with the protein MSSPSPGKRRMDTDVVKLIESKHEVTILSGLNEFVVKFFGPQGTPYEGGVWKVRVDLPDKYPFKSPSIGFMNKIFHPNIDEASGTVCLDVINQTWTALYDLTNIFESFLPQLLAYPNPIDPLNGDAAAMYLHRPEEYKQKIKEYIQKYATEEALKEQEEGAGDSSSESSMSDFSEDEAQDMEL; encoded by the exons ATGTCGTCTCCAAGTCCGGGCAAAAGGCGAATGGACACCGACGTGGTGAAACT CAtcgaaagcaaacacgaagtcaCCATCCTCAGTGGACTCAATGAGTTTGTTGTGAAGTTTTTCGGACCACAGGGAA CACCGTACGAGGGCGGCGTGTGGAAGGTGCGAGTGGACCTGCCGGACAAATACCCCTTCAAATCGCCGTCAATAG gattcatGAACAAGATCTTCCATCCAAACATCGACGAAGC GTCAGGAACAGTGTGTTTAGATGTCATCAACCAGACGTGGACAGCCCTTTACG atttgacaaacatctttgaGTCGTTCCTGCCCCAGCTGCTGGCGTACCCCAACCCCATCGATCCTTTGAACGGAGACGCGGCCGCCATGTACCTGCACAGGCCAGAGGAGTACAAGCAGAAAATCAAAG AGTACATCCAGAAATATGCAACAGAGGAGGCACTAAAGGAGCAAGAGGAGGGGGCGGGCGACTCCTCGTCCGAAAGCTCCATGTCCGACTTCTCCGAGGACGAGGCCCAGGACATGGAGTTGTAG